A portion of the Dethiobacter alkaliphilus AHT 1 genome contains these proteins:
- the cbiB gene encoding adenosylcobinamide-phosphate synthase CbiB: MQLLFAYLLDLLVGDPRQLPHPVIFIGRLISALEKRLRKPHHSPQIQLVYGTVVVVLVLAATAGAVLFMVWAASLIHPVAGVAVSVVLLSTTLAVRSLSEAAQDVIKPLASGDLPGARYAVSMIVGRDTALMDEPEVARATVETVAENTVDGVTAPLFYALVGGLPLAMAYKAVNTMDSMLGYKNDRYLYFGRAAAKLDDVANWLPARINVVAMLVASRLLSLNTGNAWQAVKTDGQKHPSPNSGLAEALTAGALDITLGGENSYGGHISRRPQLWAAGQKAGLGDIKSAARLMQVTSLVFIVVGLLIRSALNAII; the protein is encoded by the coding sequence GTGCAGCTCCTGTTTGCCTATTTACTTGATTTATTGGTGGGAGATCCGCGGCAGCTGCCCCATCCCGTTATTTTTATTGGGCGGCTAATCTCTGCTCTTGAGAAACGGCTGCGAAAACCCCATCATTCTCCACAGATTCAACTGGTATACGGAACAGTGGTGGTTGTTCTTGTCCTGGCAGCCACGGCGGGTGCGGTACTCTTTATGGTCTGGGCTGCATCGCTTATCCATCCTGTGGCGGGGGTGGCGGTAAGTGTGGTGCTTTTATCCACAACGCTGGCGGTGCGCAGCTTAAGTGAGGCGGCACAGGATGTGATAAAACCGCTTGCCTCAGGTGACCTGCCTGGGGCCAGGTATGCGGTGTCCATGATTGTGGGGCGCGATACCGCTCTCATGGACGAGCCTGAAGTGGCCCGGGCCACGGTGGAGACGGTGGCGGAAAATACGGTGGATGGGGTAACCGCCCCCCTGTTTTACGCCTTGGTGGGTGGTTTGCCCCTGGCTATGGCCTATAAAGCGGTAAACACCATGGACTCTATGCTGGGCTATAAGAATGACCGCTATCTTTATTTTGGCCGGGCAGCTGCCAAATTGGATGACGTAGCCAACTGGCTGCCGGCCAGGATTAACGTGGTGGCCATGCTGGTGGCCTCCCGTTTACTTAGCCTTAATACCGGAAATGCCTGGCAGGCTGTAAAAACCGACGGCCAAAAGCATCCCAGCCCCAACAGCGGTCTGGCAGAAGCGCTTACCGCCGGTGCCCTGGATATTACACTGGGCGGAGAGAACAGCTACGGCGGCCATATCTCGCGCCGGCCACAGCTGTGGGCCGCGGGACAAAAGGCCGGTCTGGGAGATATTAAAAGCGCTGCACGTTTGATGCAGGTAACATCATTGGTCTTTATTGTGGTGGGCCTACTCATCAGGAGTGCTTTAAATGCAATAATTTAG
- the cobU gene encoding bifunctional adenosylcobinamide kinase/adenosylcobinamide-phosphate guanylyltransferase, whose amino-acid sequence MKIDESEKLVLILGGARSGKSKLAEEIALTSGEAVAYIATAPVYDQEMAHRVKLHKERRPDHWFTVEEPRDLTAALAAVPAETKTVLLDCLTLWLTNVLLADYDEDMPSEKIDGIEETIREELSRFCVAARKKNIRILMVANEVGCGIVPESRLGRLFRDIAGRANQQVAKEADAVYLAVAGYPLQVKGGA is encoded by the coding sequence ATGAAGATAGATGAGTCTGAAAAGCTGGTCCTGATTTTAGGCGGGGCCCGCAGCGGCAAAAGCAAACTGGCCGAAGAAATTGCCCTGACCTCCGGCGAAGCGGTGGCCTATATAGCCACCGCTCCCGTCTATGACCAGGAGATGGCCCACCGGGTGAAGCTGCACAAAGAGAGGCGTCCGGACCACTGGTTTACAGTGGAGGAACCCCGTGATTTAACTGCGGCGCTGGCGGCGGTGCCGGCTGAAACAAAAACGGTTCTTCTGGACTGCCTGACTCTGTGGCTCACCAACGTGCTGTTGGCAGACTACGATGAAGATATGCCGTCAGAGAAGATTGACGGCATAGAAGAAACCATCCGTGAGGAGTTGAGCCGCTTTTGTGTGGCAGCAAGGAAGAAGAACATCCGGATTCTGATGGTGGCCAATGAAGTGGGCTGCGGAATTGTGCCTGAATCCCGGCTAGGCCGACTCTTTCGTGACATTGCCGGCCGGGCCAACCAGCAGGTGGCCAAAGAGGCCGATGCGGTATACCTGGCGGTGGCCGGATACCCTCTGCAGGTCAAAGGGGGCGCATAA
- a CDS encoding cobyrinate a,c-diamide synthase, protein MKRILIAGTHSGVGKTTITAGLIAALRRRGHAVIPFKVGPDYIDPGFHGAAAGVAAGNLDSWMVPPDQVLETLERRVPENAVAVIEGVMGLFDGRKGMGEVGSSAHVAKLTSTPVILVASGAKMARSAAALVGGYVNFDQQLNVAGVILNHLSGDSHYRLLKEALDEHLALPVFGYLPKETKVAIPERHLGLLPSAEKAALGELFSSLADLVESNLDVDAILKAAEKAPPLPKPEKRVFPEDTAPALCRIAVAQDKAFHFYYPENLDLLRAYGARIVPFSPLEDPGLPENVQGVMLGGGFPEMFADLLAQNTSLMAALQSAVNDGMPVYAECGGYMMLARELADFKGERFAMSGVFPGRAVMRGKRRALGYVEVAGAPGNYLLPENETCRGHEFHWSDMQDVSSEPLYLKEPAKEPVGEQAKNCLGSYIHLHFLSNPGVARRFVEKCAAYGKNGGEHEDR, encoded by the coding sequence ATGAAGCGCATTCTCATTGCCGGAACCCACAGCGGTGTGGGCAAAACCACCATCACCGCCGGACTCATAGCTGCCCTGCGACGGCGCGGCCATGCGGTGATCCCCTTTAAAGTGGGCCCCGACTATATTGACCCCGGCTTCCACGGAGCAGCGGCCGGTGTGGCTGCCGGTAACCTGGACAGTTGGATGGTGCCGCCGGATCAGGTGCTGGAAACGCTGGAGCGCCGGGTGCCGGAAAACGCCGTGGCGGTAATTGAGGGGGTAATGGGCCTCTTTGACGGCCGCAAAGGTATGGGGGAAGTGGGCAGCTCGGCCCATGTGGCCAAGCTCACCTCTACCCCGGTCATCCTGGTGGCAAGCGGTGCCAAAATGGCCCGCAGTGCGGCGGCGCTGGTGGGCGGCTATGTGAATTTTGATCAACAACTTAATGTGGCCGGCGTTATTTTAAATCACCTCTCCGGTGACAGTCATTACCGGCTGCTAAAAGAGGCGCTGGACGAGCACCTGGCTTTGCCGGTCTTTGGTTATCTGCCCAAAGAGACTAAAGTGGCTATTCCGGAGCGGCATCTGGGCCTTTTGCCTTCGGCAGAAAAAGCGGCCTTGGGTGAACTGTTCAGTTCCCTGGCTGATTTGGTGGAGTCTAATCTGGACGTGGACGCAATTTTAAAGGCGGCAGAAAAAGCACCGCCGCTACCCAAACCCGAAAAACGGGTTTTCCCTGAGGATACGGCTCCTGCTCTCTGCCGTATTGCGGTGGCCCAGGATAAGGCCTTTCATTTTTACTATCCGGAAAACCTGGATTTACTCCGTGCCTATGGGGCCCGGATTGTTCCCTTTTCACCCCTTGAGGACCCCGGCCTGCCGGAAAATGTGCAGGGCGTTATGTTGGGCGGCGGTTTTCCGGAGATGTTTGCGGATCTTTTAGCACAAAATACGTCCCTTATGGCTGCGCTGCAAAGTGCTGTAAATGATGGGATGCCGGTTTATGCCGAATGCGGCGGGTATATGATGCTGGCCCGGGAGTTGGCGGATTTTAAGGGAGAGCGCTTTGCCATGAGCGGTGTTTTTCCCGGACGGGCGGTAATGCGTGGTAAGCGCCGTGCTTTGGGCTATGTGGAAGTGGCCGGCGCCCCGGGCAATTACCTGCTGCCGGAAAATGAAACATGCCGCGGCCATGAATTTCACTGGTCTGATATGCAGGATGTATCCAGCGAGCCCTTATATTTAAAAGAACCGGCAAAAGAGCCGGTGGGGGAGCAGGCAAAAAACTGTCTTGGCTCCTATATTCACCTGCATTTCTTAAGTAATCCCGGGGTGGCCCGCCGCTTTGTAGAGAAGTGTGCGGCATACGGTAAGAACGGAGGAGAGCATGAAGATAGATGA